DNA sequence from the ANME-2 cluster archaeon genome:
TTTTTGGCTATATGACCGACACCCTCTTGTACCTATCGCATTCTTTTGATGGCACGCAGAAAGAACCTATTTCTTCTTGATTACCTCTGCCAGATCCTTACCCAGTCGGTTACACTCCTTGATATCCTTTTCATCAGGTTTGTACTGCACCCTGAGCACAGGGTCAAGGACATTTATTCCACCTTTTCGCATTTTGTCGGCGATCAGGTGAGGTGCTTCACCACTCCAGCCATACGACCCAAATGCTGCGCCTACTTTACCTGTTACTCCAGCCTTCACCATATTATCTACGAATTTTTCAAGTGGAGGCAATATGGTATAATGAAACGTGGATGAACCTATTGCAATGGCATCGGCTGCTGCTGCATCTTCTGGTTTCCAGTCATAGAAACTCTTAATCTCCACATCCACATTCCTGGACCTTGCACCATCTGCTAGGGCATCAGCCATTATCTTGGTATTTCCCTGGGTACTTAGATAAACTACTGCAAGTTTTGGCATTTAATCACACAACCTTTCTTTTGTTCGAAGGGGACCGATATTACATTACCATCACACGATAACTTTGCACCGACAAGAAAATCCAATCTATCGGATTTACTTGAGCACTCAAAGGTTTAGTTTGTGTACTAATAAAAACCCCATTGATTACTCTCATTTCTCCTTAATATATTTGTCGTATCAATGTATCGGAAAACTATTTCAATACAGATGCATATACCGTTAGTAGTGGTTCATTTCAATTCAGGAGTGGAATAAGATGAAATATCTGGGCATAACAATAACAGCGGATTCAACAGGAAAAGATATCGTATCAATAGCAAAAGCCATTCATGAAATTGTAGGTCTACCCATAACAATGCGAACGCTGAACTCTCCCGGAGTAAGGATAGAAAAGGGAAAAGTACTGGATTATAACTATTCCGGTCCGGTACTTGAAAAAGCACTTAAGACAAATTCAACTATAAGAACCATTCCCAAGACTGGTGATTATTCCGGCATCCCGGTTGTCGTATCCACGATCAAGAACGAGGATGGATATGGGATAGCC
Encoded proteins:
- a CDS encoding flavodoxin domain-containing protein, translating into MPKLAVVYLSTQGNTKIMADALADGARSRNVDVEIKSFYDWKPEDAAAADAIAIGSSTFHYTILPPLEKFVDNMVKAGVTGKVGAAFGSYGWSGEAPHLIADKMRKGGINVLDPVLRVQYKPDEKDIKECNRLGKDLAEVIKKK
- a CDS encoding DUF2111 domain-containing protein; protein product: MKYLGITITADSTGKDIVSIAKAIHEIVGLPITMRTLNSPGVRIEKGKVLDYNYSGPVLEKALKTNSTIRTIPKTGDYSGIPVVVSTIKNEDGYGIAAIGIVDVVGTIDLGAAFGDYPQIVNQVSEILRSRVSTP